From a region of the Haematobia irritans isolate KBUSLIRL chromosome 4, ASM5000362v1, whole genome shotgun sequence genome:
- the RpL23A gene encoding ribosomal protein L23A — protein sequence MPPKKPTEKSGAKPGDKKPEKKPAATTSAGGAKKEAAKPAAAAPKKAAAPAAKKPAAAATKKPVAKKAAPAKKVATKAKPKAKDAKKKTTSGKKPQSVLAKLSAKARAAAKGKKVAAKPGAKIQKGTAKAKAVALLKAKKAQTKIIKGAFGTRTRKVRTNVHFRRPKTLKLPRNPKYARKCVPTRNRMDAYNIIKYPLTTEAAMKKIEDNNTLVFLTHLNANKNHIRAAARKLYDIKVAKVNILVRPDGKKKAYVRLARDYDALDIANKIGII from the exons ATGCCACCCAAAAAGCCAACCGAGAAATCCG GCGCCAAGCCCGGCGACAAAAAGCCAGAGAAGAAGCCCGCCGCAACTACCTCTGCTGGTGGTGCCAAGAAAGAAGCTGCTAAACCAGCTGCTGCTGCTCCCAAAAAGGCTGCTGCTCCAGCTGCCAAGAAGCCCGCTGCTGCTGCTACCAAAAAACCAGTAGCTAAAAAGGCTGCCCCCGCCAAAAAGGTTGCTACCAAGGCTAAACCAAAGGCCAAGGATGCTAAAAAGAAGACCACCTCTGGCAAGAAGCCACAATCTGTTTTGGCTAAATTGTCTGCCAAGGCTCGTGCTGCCGCTAAGGGCAAGAAGGTTGCCGCTAAACCCGGTGCCAAGATCCAAAAGGGAACAGCTAAAGCCAAGGCTGTTGCTTTGTTGAAGGCCAAGAAGGCTCAAACCAAG ATCATTAAGGGTGCTTTCGGTACACGTACCCGTAAGGTTCGTACTAACGTTCACTTCCGCAGGCCCAAGACCTTGAAGTTGCCACGCAATCCTAAGTACGCACGCAAGTGTGTACCAACCAGAAATCG CATGGACGCTTATAACATCATCAAATACCCATTGACCACTGAAGCTGCCATGAAGAAGATTGAAGATAACAACACTTTGGTATTCTTGACCCACTTGAATGCCAACAAGAATCATATTCGTGCTGCTGCCCGCAAATTGTACGACATTAAGGTAGCCAAGGTCAATATTTTGGTAAGACCCGATGGCAAAAAGAAGGCCTATGTCCGTTTAGCTCGTGACTACGATGCTTTGGATATTGCCAACAAGATTGGCATCATATAA